The DNA window GTTGCATCAAAAATCCGGGGAGGCAGTCCAGGCTCATGCTACCCCAATTGGCAACATTTCGTTACAATTCTTCCCGGAGTATTCAACTGACTGGAAATTGATGAACGACTTACGCGACTTTTTAGAACCGATCGCTGCTGGGTTTCGGAGCTTCGGAGTGCCAGAACCCATCGTACATTGGGGGCATCCCCTGATGATGGGAATCGTTATTTTCGTTATGGGAACTTTTGTCGGTTTAACCGGATGGCGCGGGCGAATTTTAGCTTCAACAGACGGTGAAGCCGCAATTAAAAACCGCAGCGAACATCGCAAAATTGCCCCTTGGATGTTTCTGTTTATTGCCCTCGGTTATACCGGCGGTATTCTCTCGCTGGTGATGCAGGGCGAACCCATTTTAGAAAGTCCGCACTTTTGGACGGGTTCGGCAGCCGTAGGATTGCTCGGATTGAACGGCCTAATTTCTGCAACGAAATTTGGCGGCAATAAAGAATCCTTGCGCGCCGTTCATGCGTATGTCGGAAGTTTTGCCCTGGGTTTATTAGTGCTGCATACCTTCTTAGGGCTGAAATTAGGACTTTCGATTTAATCCTTTTGAAAGGCTAGTCTCTCGCTGGCAGATTAAGCTTAAACTGGCTCGTCCCGATCGCTGGAAATTCCCGCCGCACTTTACTCGGGCGCAAGTGCTGAATTTGCGCCCGTAAAACTTAGGATTCGCTCGAATTAAATCTTGTCCCTTGGGTAGATGCAGCAATAAGGAAGAAAACGTAAACTTTACGCCATTGGTCATTCAATTTCTGTTAAATTCACACTTTGATGGTTTTGTCAATAGCCAGTAATTGAAGCTAACCGTTAACAGGGATTAAAAATTAGTGCTTGAAAAAAACCCGATCGAGGAGACAACATACCGCATCCATCAACATTGGATGCAAAGGGCATTAAAGCTGGCACAAGAAGCCGGAGAATCCGGAGAAGTGCCGGTGGGAGCCGTAATTGTCGCTCCTGGGGGCGTAATGCTGGCTGAAGCAGTCAATCGGAAAGAACGCGATCGCGATCCGACCGCCCATGCCGAAATTT is part of the Oscillatoria sp. FACHB-1406 genome and encodes:
- a CDS encoding DUF4079 domain-containing protein, whose amino-acid sequence is MNDLRDFLEPIAAGFRSFGVPEPIVHWGHPLMMGIVIFVMGTFVGLTGWRGRILASTDGEAAIKNRSEHRKIAPWMFLFIALGYTGGILSLVMQGEPILESPHFWTGSAAVGLLGLNGLISATKFGGNKESLRAVHAYVGSFALGLLVLHTFLGLKLGLSI